From a region of the Desulfovibrio sp. JC010 genome:
- a CDS encoding adenylate/guanylate cyclase domain-containing protein encodes MKKHIPLYINILTIFSALTCTIVICIVVYGYIQNSQIALLSAKQLVSQTGAAIGERTQNIFDSAFMTVNTYVGFNEIEEKPSLHSHPMSNALFKCLQEHDDFTSIFIGYADGDFFLVSSLRGREQLKKEKNIPAEAQWYTQTIGHLPSGRRYELNKYLDAGFVTIGSSSDTNPGYDPRMRSWYDMAGKSDNAELSDVYLFALSREPGITVSKRFDGKIPGVMGVDISLANLSNFMKKQLVGENCEIMIYGPSGDLYGYHDMQKLEASIHWNADRGSNKPHVGGLENKVLKSLVANHAKNTGDDLHIHQLEVEGKDYISLVDPLPKEYGKELFVAITVPESFFTGPIAKIGTRTLFASLGIMLLFLPVIHMIAKKLSHPLIQLTRSVNNIRQFKLDTPIDVKSNIVEVRDLSNATETMRETLNSFGKYIPRPLVQSMIVNKIVPVLGGERKKLTFLFTDIKDFTSISETMTPEKLTGTITDYLKCMSRVILENGGTIDKYIGDAIMAFWNAPVDDEQHARNGCLAALSCQNAINEFNSRCRECNEPQMLTRLGVHTGEAVVGNIGSSDRMDYTAIGAAVNLASRLEGLNKYLGTEILVSEETRNLAGDKFMFRFAGKVIAKGTTQSSGVYELLGTRPGCNGEYGPFAVSAEEESRVEHWEEALSTLLACKYPEAVESFETYIGKHGPDQLAEYYLNMSRRFMTDPPDKSWQGEVIFNEK; translated from the coding sequence ATGAAAAAGCATATCCCACTGTATATCAATATACTGACAATATTCTCAGCACTAACATGTACGATAGTTATCTGCATTGTAGTTTACGGCTATATTCAAAATTCCCAAATAGCACTGCTTTCAGCAAAACAGCTGGTCAGTCAGACCGGGGCGGCCATAGGTGAGCGCACCCAGAATATTTTCGACAGTGCCTTCATGACTGTGAATACCTACGTGGGCTTTAATGAAATTGAAGAAAAACCTTCCCTGCATTCGCACCCCATGAGCAATGCTCTTTTCAAATGCCTTCAGGAACACGATGATTTCACGTCCATTTTCATCGGCTACGCGGATGGAGATTTTTTTCTTGTCTCATCACTGCGCGGCCGGGAGCAGCTGAAAAAAGAAAAAAACATTCCTGCAGAAGCCCAATGGTACACCCAGACCATCGGGCACCTGCCCAGCGGACGAAGATATGAATTGAATAAATATCTTGATGCAGGATTTGTGACCATCGGCTCCAGCTCCGACACCAACCCCGGCTATGACCCCAGAATGCGCAGCTGGTACGACATGGCCGGAAAATCGGACAATGCCGAACTGAGCGATGTATATCTCTTCGCTCTTTCAAGGGAACCGGGGATCACAGTATCCAAACGATTCGACGGCAAAATCCCCGGAGTAATGGGAGTCGATATTTCGCTGGCAAACCTCTCCAACTTCATGAAAAAACAATTGGTGGGAGAAAACTGCGAAATAATGATCTACGGACCTTCAGGGGATCTTTACGGATACCACGACATGCAAAAACTGGAGGCAAGCATACACTGGAACGCAGACCGAGGTTCAAACAAACCGCATGTCGGAGGGCTGGAAAACAAAGTACTGAAATCACTGGTCGCCAACCACGCAAAAAATACCGGGGACGACCTGCACATCCATCAGCTGGAGGTTGAGGGCAAAGACTATATCTCACTGGTCGATCCTCTGCCCAAAGAATACGGGAAAGAACTCTTTGTCGCCATCACGGTCCCGGAATCATTTTTCACCGGCCCCATCGCAAAAATCGGAACAAGAACTCTTTTTGCTTCACTCGGGATCATGCTGCTGTTCCTGCCGGTAATCCACATGATCGCTAAAAAACTCAGCCATCCGCTGATTCAACTGACCAGAAGTGTCAACAACATCCGCCAATTCAAGCTGGATACTCCCATCGATGTAAAATCGAACATCGTTGAAGTACGCGACCTTTCCAATGCCACTGAAACAATGCGCGAAACACTGAACTCCTTCGGGAAATACATCCCCCGCCCGCTGGTGCAATCCATGATTGTAAACAAGATCGTCCCCGTACTTGGCGGCGAAAGAAAAAAACTGACCTTTCTATTTACCGACATCAAGGACTTCACCAGCATCTCGGAAACAATGACCCCGGAAAAACTGACCGGAACCATTACCGATTACCTGAAATGCATGAGCCGGGTCATTCTTGAAAACGGCGGCACCATCGACAAATACATCGGGGACGCCATCATGGCTTTCTGGAATGCCCCGGTGGATGATGAACAGCATGCCCGCAACGGCTGTCTGGCCGCACTCAGCTGCCAAAATGCCATCAATGAATTCAACTCCCGCTGCCGGGAATGCAACGAACCCCAGATGTTGACCCGGCTGGGCGTCCATACCGGGGAAGCGGTTGTGGGCAATATAGGTTCATCCGACCGCATGGATTATACGGCCATCGGTGCTGCGGTGAACCTTGCTTCGCGCCTTGAAGGTTTGAACAAATATCTGGGAACCGAAATTCTGGTCAGCGAAGAGACCAGAAATCTTGCCGGAGACAAATTCATGTTCCGCTTTGCCGGAAAGGTCATAGCAAAAGGAACCACCCAGAGTTCCGGCGTATATGAACTGTTGGGAACCCGTCCCGGATGCAACGGGGAATACGGTCCCTTTGCGGTCAGTGCGGAAGAGGAATCCAGAGTGGAGCACTGGGAAGAAGCTCTAAGCACCTTGCTTGCCTGCAAATACCCGGAAGCAGTGGAATCATTTGAAACATATATTGGAAAGCACGGCCCGGACCAACTGGCGGAGTACTATCTCAATATGTCACGGAGATTTATGACTGATCCTCCGGATAAAAGCTGGCAGGGAGAGGTGATATTCAATGAAAAATAA
- a CDS encoding substrate-binding domain-containing protein, whose translation MRPRCSDMFMKLCILLVFFIVLPGCNEERPERKKELLVYCGITMIKPMTEIAAFIEQEYDCRILITKGGSGNLLKSIKANKVGDLYLPGSGSYIQSALEQGLITDTVHVGFNKAAMMVKKGNPKGVSDSLDSLVDNRYFVVIGNPESGSIGRETKKILDKKGIFSDVVNNVQTMTTDSKDLSRCLKNDEADLVVNWYATSMWPENKDYVTVLPISSEYAGKKKLIIGLLRFSRYPEIAEAFMKYAASDKGRAVFDKYGLYDVK comes from the coding sequence ATGCGACCCCGCTGCTCTGATATGTTCATGAAACTATGCATTTTGCTGGTTTTTTTTATTGTTCTGCCCGGCTGCAATGAAGAAAGGCCTGAGCGGAAAAAGGAACTGCTGGTTTATTGCGGTATAACCATGATCAAACCCATGACCGAGATCGCGGCTTTTATTGAGCAGGAGTATGATTGCAGGATACTTATCACCAAGGGCGGGTCGGGAAATCTTTTGAAATCCATCAAGGCCAATAAGGTAGGCGATCTTTATCTGCCCGGTTCCGGGTCTTATATTCAGTCTGCTCTTGAACAGGGGCTCATTACCGATACTGTCCATGTCGGCTTCAACAAGGCGGCTATGATGGTTAAAAAGGGGAATCCCAAGGGGGTTTCCGATTCTTTGGATAGTCTTGTTGATAATCGTTACTTTGTTGTTATCGGTAATCCTGAAAGCGGCAGCATCGGTCGTGAGACAAAAAAGATTCTGGATAAAAAGGGTATTTTCAGCGACGTCGTGAACAATGTGCAGACGATGACGACTGATTCCAAGGATTTGTCCCGTTGCCTCAAAAATGATGAAGCTGATCTGGTGGTGAACTGGTATGCAACATCTATGTGGCCGGAAAATAAAGATTATGTCACAGTTCTGCCCATCAGCAGCGAATATGCCGGGAAGAAAAAATTGATTATCGGATTGCTGCGGTTTTCCCGTTATCCGGAAATAGCAGAGGCTTTTATGAAATATGCTGCCAGTGACAAGGGCAGGGCTGTGTTTGATAAATACGGACTATATGATGTTAAATAA
- a CDS encoding PAS domain-containing hybrid sensor histidine kinase/response regulator — protein MLNKKLPGFFKEQITAKVIFLCLIFLAGFAVNYTVDRVQLNTLARYDRAIHNQQARSELGKAVMHRLLMIELGVARMVDSTDLRKVDLLMGDINHSLDKLVTALNVLQHGGTFKNTFPANFYETDEVREQIDFYRDADAGYAMEVIDLNPKVFELEEVITSVSFTMRKLLIGDELPTLERVHSALNFRTMQIDALILRARESAGKIFHETQIEIKQLKELRQNASDRMDNLRLGVLIFTLPVCLFIFFRILFNIRSILADRENKARNLEEAKLAIETILDSIPVGMAIVNSKREIIRVNSEALKIFDVDSMEMILGERCNKVFCLSSSEGCPFGRGIAGNYVNEVKIETATGREITVLKNATYISLSGERVILEAFMDISDRIEMEKRLQEQQDYTNAVLQGVQAGVVVIAAESHTIVDMNETAARLIGVNREEALGAICHKYICPAEVGKCPVTDLGQEIDHAVRRLSNGKSVLKSVVPFKRGDKTYLLENFVDITDRINAEEKLKTALKNADSASRAKSEFLSRMSHELRTPLNAIVGFSDILLTEKDDPLAGKMRSQVEHIREAGHHLLQMITEVLDFSMIESGNFSISLESVPAAGLITESVKLVEQAAVDSGIMINVHEDVHSLPELKVDRTRFKQVLINLLSNGIKFNYEGGSVDISGTHSGGRVVLTVADTGIGIPAGRQGELFKPFSRLVDNDSGIEGAGIGLAISRQLIEAMDGSIDVSSGQGEGTVFTLYVPAAGAGKEDSSLAAAEDSEAVNLPTLLYVEDHAGSIEELRKIVSDWNKCALIVRKTVEKGLRALPLLKPDAVLLSGELAGDELGQIVAEIRSLGSDEWMPYIAVLGSGDAQGADRVMPLPVTLDGLQRIVMESKEEK, from the coding sequence ATGTTAAATAAAAAGTTACCCGGATTTTTCAAGGAGCAGATTACCGCCAAGGTGATTTTTCTCTGCTTGATCTTTCTTGCGGGCTTTGCGGTAAACTATACCGTGGACCGGGTCCAGCTCAATACGCTTGCCCGTTATGATCGCGCAATACATAACCAGCAGGCCCGTTCCGAACTCGGAAAAGCTGTTATGCACCGGCTGCTCATGATTGAACTGGGCGTGGCGCGGATGGTTGATTCCACTGACCTGCGCAAAGTAGACCTGCTCATGGGCGATATAAACCATAGCCTGGACAAGCTGGTGACTGCTTTGAACGTTCTCCAGCATGGCGGAACTTTTAAGAATACTTTTCCGGCCAATTTTTATGAAACGGACGAAGTGCGCGAGCAGATTGATTTTTACCGGGATGCAGACGCCGGATACGCCATGGAGGTCATTGATCTTAATCCCAAGGTTTTTGAGCTGGAAGAGGTCATAACCAGTGTTTCCTTTACGATGAGAAAGCTGCTTATCGGGGATGAACTTCCCACCCTTGAGCGGGTTCATAGTGCTTTGAATTTCCGGACTATGCAGATAGATGCACTGATTCTGCGGGCTAGGGAATCGGCAGGGAAGATATTCCATGAAACCCAGATAGAGATAAAGCAGTTGAAGGAGCTCAGGCAGAATGCTTCCGACAGAATGGACAACCTGAGGCTCGGAGTATTGATTTTCACTCTCCCGGTTTGTCTTTTTATTTTTTTTCGTATCCTCTTTAACATACGCTCCATTCTGGCTGACCGGGAAAACAAGGCCCGCAACCTTGAAGAAGCCAAACTGGCCATTGAAACTATCCTGGATTCCATTCCGGTGGGTATGGCTATAGTCAATTCCAAGAGGGAGATAATCAGGGTCAATTCCGAGGCATTGAAAATTTTTGATGTGGATTCCATGGAAATGATCCTTGGCGAGCGTTGCAACAAGGTTTTCTGTCTGTCTTCTTCGGAAGGGTGTCCTTTCGGGCGCGGGATTGCGGGCAATTACGTTAATGAAGTTAAGATCGAGACTGCAACGGGGCGTGAAATTACTGTTCTGAAAAACGCGACTTATATATCCCTTTCCGGCGAGCGGGTGATTCTTGAAGCTTTCATGGATATCAGCGACCGTATTGAGATGGAAAAGCGGCTTCAGGAGCAGCAGGATTATACTAATGCTGTCCTGCAGGGCGTGCAGGCCGGGGTGGTGGTGATTGCCGCTGAAAGCCATACCATTGTGGATATGAATGAAACTGCGGCCCGGCTCATAGGTGTGAACCGGGAAGAGGCTCTCGGTGCTATCTGCCATAAATACATCTGCCCTGCGGAAGTGGGTAAATGCCCGGTTACCGATCTGGGACAGGAGATCGACCATGCCGTGCGCAGGCTGTCCAACGGCAAGTCTGTTCTTAAAAGTGTTGTCCCCTTTAAAAGAGGTGATAAAACCTATCTGTTGGAGAATTTTGTAGATATCACTGACCGGATCAATGCCGAGGAGAAGCTTAAGACTGCCCTTAAGAATGCGGATTCTGCCAGCAGGGCCAAATCAGAATTTCTCTCCCGTATGAGCCATGAATTGCGGACTCCGCTTAACGCCATTGTCGGATTTTCCGATATTCTGTTGACTGAGAAAGATGATCCTCTTGCAGGTAAGATGCGTTCTCAAGTGGAGCATATCAGAGAGGCAGGACACCACCTGCTGCAGATGATTACTGAGGTTCTTGATTTTTCCATGATTGAATCCGGCAATTTTTCCATTTCCCTTGAGTCAGTCCCTGCCGCCGGGCTGATTACAGAGTCGGTCAAGCTTGTGGAGCAGGCCGCTGTTGATAGTGGGATTATGATTAATGTGCATGAAGATGTTCATTCCCTGCCGGAATTGAAAGTGGACAGGACCAGATTCAAGCAGGTCCTTATCAATCTGTTATCAAACGGAATCAAATTCAATTATGAGGGCGGCAGTGTTGATATTTCCGGTACGCATTCCGGTGGCAGGGTGGTTTTGACTGTAGCGGATACCGGTATCGGTATTCCCGCGGGACGGCAGGGCGAACTTTTCAAGCCTTTCAGCCGTCTGGTGGATAATGATTCGGGCATCGAAGGTGCCGGAATCGGGTTGGCTATTTCCCGCCAGCTGATCGAGGCCATGGACGGAAGTATAGATGTCAGCAGCGGTCAGGGGGAAGGTACTGTCTTTACCCTTTACGTGCCTGCTGCCGGAGCCGGGAAAGAAGATTCTTCACTTGCTGCAGCGGAAGACAGTGAGGCTGTAAATCTGCCCACACTTCTGTATGTCGAGGATCATGCCGGGAGCATTGAAGAATTGAGAAAGATTGTTTCCGATTGGAATAAGTGTGCCCTGATTGTTCGTAAAACAGTTGAGAAAGGTCTGCGGGCATTGCCGCTGCTCAAGCCGGATGCCGTGCTGCTCAGCGGGGAATTAGCCGGGGATGAACTTGGACAGATAGTTGCTGAAATCCGTTCTTTGGGTTCAGATGAATGGATGCCGTATATCGCAGTGCTCGGTAGCGGGGATGCGCAGGGGGCTGATAGAGTGATGCCCTTGCCTGTGACTCTGGATGGGCTGCAGAGAATTGTGATGGAAAGTAAGGAAGAAAAATGA
- a CDS encoding HD domain-containing phosphohydrolase encodes MIDEKKLLESSILIVDDNPTNIVLLENILERKGYENYTSTADPRTVAPLHAEEDFDLILLDIRMPHMSGIEVLNVLREKGTDEFLPILVLTAQTDQQTRQEALEAGATDFLTKPFEYWEVLLRIRNMLETRYYYKRQVERRGQLEAEVRRRTKAIRETQFEIVQRLGRAGEFRDNQTGAHVLRVSKVAEIIARAMGMDDEFCELILYASPMHDVGKIAIPDSILLKPGSLTPEEWEIMKKHCASGCEIMGDHPSEILWVASQIALYHHERWDGKGYPEGLKGEDIPLYARITAVSDVFDALMSERPYKQPWTVDRAIEYITQESGKQFDPNVVSAFLGNLSAIVAVRDEFPDE; translated from the coding sequence ATGATTGATGAAAAGAAGCTGCTGGAATCAAGCATACTGATAGTTGACGATAACCCGACGAATATTGTCCTGCTGGAGAATATTCTTGAGCGCAAGGGGTACGAAAACTATACCTCGACCGCTGATCCGCGTACCGTAGCTCCCCTGCATGCAGAGGAAGATTTTGACCTGATCCTGCTGGATATCAGGATGCCGCATATGAGCGGGATTGAAGTTCTGAATGTCCTGCGGGAAAAGGGGACCGACGAGTTTCTTCCGATTCTTGTGCTTACGGCCCAGACTGATCAACAGACCCGGCAGGAGGCCCTTGAAGCCGGTGCCACTGATTTTCTGACCAAGCCCTTTGAGTACTGGGAAGTGCTGCTGCGGATCAGGAATATGCTGGAAACAAGGTATTATTATAAGAGGCAGGTCGAGCGCAGAGGGCAGCTTGAAGCCGAGGTCCGGCGCAGGACAAAGGCTATCCGCGAAACCCAGTTTGAAATCGTGCAGCGGCTGGGCCGGGCCGGGGAGTTTCGTGACAACCAGACCGGAGCTCATGTTCTCAGGGTCAGCAAAGTTGCTGAAATCATTGCCCGCGCAATGGGAATGGATGATGAGTTTTGTGAGTTGATCCTTTACGCCAGCCCCATGCACGATGTGGGGAAAATCGCAATTCCGGACTCAATTCTGCTCAAGCCCGGATCACTTACTCCCGAAGAATGGGAGATCATGAAAAAGCACTGCGCATCAGGCTGCGAGATTATGGGTGATCATCCGTCAGAAATTCTCTGGGTCGCGTCTCAGATTGCCCTTTACCATCATGAAAGATGGGACGGGAAAGGTTATCCCGAAGGCTTGAAAGGGGAAGATATCCCGCTCTATGCGCGTATAACCGCAGTGAGTGATGTGTTCGATGCCTTGATGTCGGAACGTCCGTATAAACAACCGTGGACTGTGGACAGGGCCATAGAATATATCACTCAGGAATCCGGCAAACAGTTCGATCCCAATGTCGTCAGTGCTTTTCTGGGCAATCTTTCGGCTATTGTTGCTGTGCGTGATGAGTTTCCGGATGAGTAG
- a CDS encoding DUF4402 domain-containing protein, giving the protein MKKNVISVTLACLMLLVMAGSAFSGTDVPLPAQVVIKSPLTGASKIQNLNFGELVTRTNAQTVIFDAEPIVPVAANSAASPSAGYGAATLKVDGATVTPSGASANKPTIGEIDLEFGIFGMKLQVAIKGGTFDLTGQTTGETITVNELKTNVSKINLLTTIDSTNPHTTLSVGASITVKGGASFDTFKGDIPVEITVI; this is encoded by the coding sequence ATGAAAAAAAATGTAATTTCAGTCACTTTAGCATGTCTGATGCTGCTGGTAATGGCCGGCAGTGCATTTTCCGGAACAGATGTACCACTGCCCGCTCAGGTAGTTATCAAGTCACCGCTTACAGGTGCGTCAAAGATCCAGAACCTGAACTTCGGAGAACTCGTCACCAGAACTAATGCTCAGACTGTAATTTTTGATGCTGAACCCATTGTCCCTGTTGCTGCCAACAGTGCGGCATCCCCAAGTGCCGGTTATGGTGCTGCAACACTGAAAGTAGACGGAGCAACAGTGACTCCCTCCGGAGCTTCTGCAAATAAGCCCACTATCGGCGAAATTGATTTGGAGTTCGGTATATTCGGTATGAAACTGCAGGTAGCCATTAAAGGCGGCACCTTTGATCTGACAGGTCAGACCACCGGTGAAACAATCACCGTGAACGAACTTAAAACCAATGTTAGTAAAATCAACCTGCTTACAACTATAGATTCGACCAATCCCCACACGACTCTTTCCGTAGGCGCATCTATCACTGTTAAGGGCGGCGCAAGCTTTGATACATTTAAAGGCGACATTCCGGTTGAAATCACCGTCATCTAA
- a CDS encoding site-specific integrase — MATGRFEATKYTGVRFRSHKTRRHGVQPDKYYVIRYKVKGKLKEEGLGWASQGWSPAKAHKIRSEITANIKVGVGPQSLEDFRTIKQNEELARAMARQARKSFSEAGEIYIEEYARNNKKSWKHDRTRFRLHLEPVLGNIMLDDLCFEHMEELKVTVAGKGLAKATVSQCLALTRQICNYSIQRGWLKNGNPVKGVKFPKLNNRRLRYCSADEEIAFFKLAVKRGYSDCHDICLLSLYTGMRMGEIFALTRQDIDLVENRIIIKGEAGADDGPKSGISRVAYITEKIRPMLAARILKLKSVEALLFPGPSGEMRREIGQNFKTMMKHLGWNKGVTDRRLRFCAHCFRHTFASRLVAKGVPLPVVKKMMGHATIQTTMRYTHTHDEQCRNAAQMLL; from the coding sequence ATGGCAACAGGCAGATTCGAAGCAACCAAGTATACCGGAGTCAGATTCCGCAGTCACAAGACACGCAGACACGGAGTCCAGCCCGACAAGTATTATGTGATCCGCTACAAGGTCAAAGGCAAGCTCAAGGAAGAGGGACTCGGCTGGGCATCGCAGGGATGGTCTCCGGCCAAGGCTCATAAAATTAGGTCCGAAATCACCGCCAACATCAAGGTTGGAGTCGGCCCGCAATCCCTTGAGGATTTCAGGACCATCAAGCAGAACGAAGAACTCGCCAGAGCCATGGCAAGACAGGCCCGCAAGAGTTTTTCCGAAGCCGGTGAAATTTACATCGAAGAGTACGCCAGAAACAATAAGAAAAGCTGGAAGCATGACCGCACGCGCTTCAGGCTGCACCTTGAGCCGGTCCTTGGAAATATCATGCTTGATGACCTTTGCTTCGAGCATATGGAAGAACTCAAGGTCACGGTCGCCGGAAAGGGACTTGCCAAGGCTACGGTCTCGCAATGTCTCGCTCTTACCCGCCAGATTTGCAATTACTCCATCCAACGCGGATGGCTCAAGAACGGCAACCCGGTTAAAGGAGTTAAATTCCCAAAGCTCAATAACCGCAGGCTTCGTTACTGTTCCGCTGACGAGGAAATCGCTTTCTTCAAGCTGGCGGTGAAAAGGGGATACTCCGACTGCCATGATATCTGCCTGCTCAGTCTTTACACCGGCATGCGGATGGGGGAAATTTTCGCGCTCACCAGACAAGACATTGATCTGGTGGAGAACAGGATCATTATTAAGGGTGAAGCCGGAGCTGATGACGGACCCAAGTCCGGAATCAGCAGGGTTGCTTACATCACTGAAAAGATAAGGCCGATGCTGGCAGCCAGAATCCTGAAGCTGAAAAGTGTGGAAGCCTTGCTCTTTCCCGGACCTTCTGGAGAGATGCGCAGGGAGATCGGACAGAACTTTAAAACCATGATGAAGCATCTGGGATGGAATAAGGGCGTCACCGACAGACGCTTGCGTTTTTGTGCTCATTGTTTCCGTCATACTTTTGCTTCCCGTCTTGTTGCCAAGGGTGTTCCGCTTCCTGTTGTTAAAAAAATGATGGGTCATGCCACTATCCAGACTACGATGCGCTACACTCACACTCATGATGAGCAGTGCCGTAATGCCGCGCAGATGCTGCTCTAA
- a CDS encoding phage regulatory CII family protein produces the protein MKLTETVRKMVIDSDIGTRAVAAKVKKKHHVLLNELNFENTSHKLGAELLVPLMKACGSDSPMHLLAAEMGGLFIMIPDENCPNSTLVKAVKEFGDLISVYGEAIEDGELDDEDKRLIRKEGQEAMTAIQELLCGLDNNGKSHSQV, from the coding sequence ATGAAGTTGACAGAAACAGTTCGCAAAATGGTTATTGATTCAGACATCGGAACAAGGGCAGTTGCTGCCAAGGTAAAGAAGAAACACCACGTCCTTCTCAACGAACTGAATTTTGAGAACACCAGCCACAAGCTTGGTGCTGAACTTCTTGTCCCTTTGATGAAAGCCTGCGGCTCCGACTCCCCCATGCATCTGCTGGCAGCAGAAATGGGCGGTCTTTTTATAATGATACCTGACGAGAACTGCCCCAACTCCACACTGGTCAAGGCAGTAAAAGAGTTTGGAGATCTTATATCGGTTTATGGCGAAGCGATAGAGGATGGTGAGTTGGACGATGAGGATAAAAGACTAATCCGCAAGGAAGGCCAAGAAGCCATGACAGCCATTCAGGAACTTCTCTGCGGACTGGATAACAACGGCAAAAGCCATTCTCAGGTTTAA
- a CDS encoding XRE family transcriptional regulator: MINQTKDSAQAFTTESIPDHFLRRAWMEKNGLTNVALAKRFDLTAARVSIIMRSGECPQKYIDILRDEYEMPEEILPVRSAEKPGPKRKID; encoded by the coding sequence ATGATTAACCAAACTAAAGACTCAGCGCAAGCTTTTACTACTGAATCTATCCCCGATCACTTCCTGCGCCGGGCGTGGATGGAGAAAAACGGCCTCACTAACGTTGCTCTTGCAAAACGGTTTGACCTCACTGCCGCCAGAGTTTCGATAATCATGCGCAGCGGCGAATGCCCACAGAAGTACATCGACATTTTACGGGACGAATACGAGATGCCGGAAGAGATTCTCCCGGTTCGTAGCGCAGAAAAGCCCGGTCCCAAACGCAAGATTGATTAA
- a CDS encoding helix-turn-helix transcriptional regulator, whose product MSVEGFKERLQEVIHRLRIEDQDFAKAGGISKATLSGYFGSDRQPKQETIANWIVKYNIDANWLMLGVGDMFRGVETVSNLRLPNITKKLMDVEKSMDKAAQLAKLEAMKAVIEGEILAEKNMQPIDGDDRAATG is encoded by the coding sequence ATGTCTGTGGAAGGTTTTAAAGAGCGATTACAAGAGGTTATCCATCGTCTTCGCATAGAGGATCAAGACTTTGCGAAAGCCGGGGGAATCTCAAAAGCTACATTGTCAGGCTATTTTGGTAGCGATCGTCAACCGAAGCAGGAGACAATTGCGAACTGGATTGTCAAATATAATATAGATGCAAACTGGCTGATGCTCGGTGTAGGGGATATGTTTCGGGGTGTCGAAACTGTATCTAACTTAAGATTGCCGAATATTACCAAAAAACTGATGGACGTTGAAAAATCCATGGATAAGGCAGCTCAACTCGCCAAACTGGAGGCTATGAAAGCCGTCATTGAGGGCGAGATACTCGCTGAAAAAAATATGCAACCCATAGACGGCGACGATCGAGCCGCAACTGGATAG
- a CDS encoding nuclease-related domain-containing protein — MPDFSILLLLVILVVAYRFLKPKKNDSQVTKKVAEKEEVFNENPNSATLLRSEEYIERMRRFNNLCYKNLTGQDRINHYGEEGELVVLGHCELVGKSAVYSNIGLAHNGEKCELDILALCKYGLVHVEVKNFSGCYCPADDCTCYRPEKWQKEWKGQTNVLRSPVVQAERSREILSDALPVIIDESLPVFSVIVFTNGTFKLSRVAEDRMVMCTADTFQEVFDEFVNGRNPEFSEKIDPVVAAKFLAGMQGSGQYPAFYAPETFRCHR, encoded by the coding sequence TTGCCGGATTTTTCAATTCTATTGCTGCTAGTCATTCTAGTTGTTGCTTACCGTTTTCTAAAGCCCAAGAAAAATGATTCTCAGGTTACGAAGAAGGTTGCGGAAAAAGAGGAGGTTTTCAATGAAAATCCAAATTCCGCGACTTTGTTGCGCTCTGAGGAATATATCGAGCGGATGCGCAGGTTTAATAATCTCTGCTACAAAAATCTGACCGGGCAGGACCGAATCAATCATTATGGAGAAGAGGGTGAGCTAGTCGTTCTCGGACACTGTGAGCTGGTAGGGAAATCTGCTGTATACAGCAACATCGGTTTGGCTCACAACGGCGAAAAGTGCGAACTGGATATTCTCGCCCTCTGTAAATACGGCCTCGTTCACGTTGAGGTTAAGAATTTTTCAGGCTGCTATTGTCCGGCAGACGATTGCACCTGCTACCGACCAGAGAAATGGCAGAAGGAATGGAAAGGCCAGACCAATGTCCTCAGGTCGCCGGTTGTTCAGGCTGAAAGGTCTAGAGAAATCCTTTCCGATGCTCTGCCTGTTATAATTGATGAATCACTCCCTGTTTTTTCAGTAATCGTTTTTACCAATGGAACCTTCAAGCTCTCCAGAGTTGCCGAGGATCGTATGGTTATGTGCACGGCAGATACTTTTCAGGAAGTCTTTGATGAATTCGTGAACGGCAGGAATCCCGAATTTTCAGAAAAGATTGATCCGGTTGTTGCGGCAAAGTTTTTGGCCGGGATGCAAGGAAGTGGACAGTATCCTGCTTTTTATGCTCCAGAAACATTTAGGTGTCACAGGTAG